The sequence ATTGCTACGACCGGCTTCTTTGATACTGCGACTACTGCAACTGAGCGCCGCTGTCCTGTGCTGCTGTCCTGCTGCGCAACCTGCTTGTTCGGCTTGTTTAACTGGCGAGTAACCATCGATGCGTGATCAGAGTAGAGCGCACGCGTCCGCCGCGTAAGAGGCAACGGGCCGCCGCTTTCATAACGAAAGGGCCCTCACATCGCACGTTACTGCGGTGTGAGGGCCCTTCGGGCCGTTCGTCGCCCGGGCGGGTGGGACCGGGTCGCGGCGGGGCTACTTCTTGCCCTTGCTCTCCCCGGCGGACTCGTCGGTCGACAGCACCGAGATGAAGGCGTCCTGCGGAACCTCCACGTTGCCGACCATCTTCATCCGCTTCTTGCCCTCCTTCTGCTTCTCCAGCAGCTTCCGCTTACGGGAGATGTCACCGCCGTAGCACTTGGCGAGGACGTCCTTGCGGATGGCGCGGACCGTCTCGCGGGCGATGACCCGGGCGCCGATGGCGGCCTGGATCGGCACCTCGAAGTTCTGCCGGGGGATGAGCTTCTGGAGCTTGGCGACGAGCCGGACGCCGTACGCGTACGCCTTGTCCTTGTGGGTGACCGCGGAGAACGCGTCCACCTTGTCGCCGTGGAGCAGGATGTCGACCTTGACGAGCTGGGCCGACTGCTCGCCGGTGGGCTCGTAGTCGAGGGAGGCGTAACCGCGGGTCTTGGACTTCAGCTGGTCGAAGAAGTCGAAGACGATCTCGGCGAGGGGCAGCGTGTAGCGGATCTCGACGCGGTCCTCGGAGAGGTAGTCCATGCCGAGCAGGGTGCCGCGCCGGTTCTGGCAGAGCTCCATGATCGCGCCGATGAACTCGCTGGGGGCCAGCACCGTGGCGCGGACGACCGGCTCGTGCACCTTGTCGATCTTGCCCTCGGGGAACTCGCTCGGGTTGGTGACGACGTGCTCGGTGCCGTCCTCCATCTCGACCCGGTAGACCACGTTGGGGGCGGTCGCGATCAGGTCGAGGCCGAACTCGCGCTCCAGCCGCTCACGGACCACGTCCAGGTGGAGCAGGCCGAGGAAGCCGACGCGGAAGCCGAAGCCGAGCGCGGCGGAGGTCTCCGGCTCGTAGACGAGGGCGGCGTCGTTGAGCTGGAGCTTGTCCAGCGCCTCGCGCAGGTCCGGGTAGTCCGAGCCGTCCAGCGGGTAGAGCCCCGAGAAGACCATCGGCTTCGGGTCCTTGTAGCCGCCCAGCGCCTCGGTCGCCCCCTTGTTCAGGGAGGTGATCGTGTCACCGACCTTGGACTGCCGGACGTCCTTCACGCCGGTGATGATGTAGCCGACCTCGCCCACACCGATGCCGTCGGCCGGGGTCATCTCCGGGGAGGACACCCCGATCTCCAGCAGCTCGTGGGTGGCGCCGGTCGACATCATCTTGATGCGCTCGCGCTTGTTGAGCTGTCCGTCGACGACACGGACGTAGGTGACGACACCGCGGTACGGGTCGTAGACCGAGTCGAAGATCATCGCGCGTGCGGCGGCGTCCGCGTCACCGACCGGGGCCGGTACGTCACGGACGACCCGGTCGAGGAGCGCGTCCACGCCGATGCCGGTCTTGGCGGAGACCTTCAGCACGTCCTCGGGCTGGCAGCCGATGAGGTTGGCCAGCTCCTCGGAGAACTTCTCCGGCTGAGCGGCCGGGAGGTCGATCTTGTTGAGCACCGGGACGATGGTGAGGTCGTTCTCCATCGCGAGATAGAGGTTGGCCAGCGTCTGGGCCTCGATGCCCTGCGCGGCGTCGACCAGCAGGACCGTGCCCTCGCAGGCCGCGAGCGAACGGGAGACCTCGTAGGTGAAGTCCACGTGGCCCGGGGTGTCGATCATGTTGAGGATGTGGGTGGTGCCCGTGTCCTCACCCGTGTCGGGCGCCCAG is a genomic window of Streptomyces sp. SID8374 containing:
- the lepA gene encoding translation elongation factor 4, coding for MPATPSNVPEPSRTDPALIRNFCIIAHIDHGKSTLADRMLQLTGVVDQRQMRAQYLDRMDIERERGITIKSQAVRLPWAPDTGEDTGTTHILNMIDTPGHVDFTYEVSRSLAACEGTVLLVDAAQGIEAQTLANLYLAMENDLTIVPVLNKIDLPAAQPEKFSEELANLIGCQPEDVLKVSAKTGIGVDALLDRVVRDVPAPVGDADAAARAMIFDSVYDPYRGVVTYVRVVDGQLNKRERIKMMSTGATHELLEIGVSSPEMTPADGIGVGEVGYIITGVKDVRQSKVGDTITSLNKGATEALGGYKDPKPMVFSGLYPLDGSDYPDLREALDKLQLNDAALVYEPETSAALGFGFRVGFLGLLHLDVVRERLEREFGLDLIATAPNVVYRVEMEDGTEHVVTNPSEFPEGKIDKVHEPVVRATVLAPSEFIGAIMELCQNRRGTLLGMDYLSEDRVEIRYTLPLAEIVFDFFDQLKSKTRGYASLDYEPTGEQSAQLVKVDILLHGDKVDAFSAVTHKDKAYAYGVRLVAKLQKLIPRQNFEVPIQAAIGARVIARETVRAIRKDVLAKCYGGDISRKRKLLEKQKEGKKRMKMVGNVEVPQDAFISVLSTDESAGESKGKK